A stretch of DNA from Methylomicrobium lacus LW14:
TTTTGCAAACTCAGAGGCAACCCCTATGTTGAACTGGTGCACTGGCTGAGCCAGCTCCTGCAACTGCCCGATTCGGATCTGCACCGGGTTCTCAAGCATTACAGCCTCGATGTCTCGGTGCTCGCGCGCGACGTGACTAATGCGCTGGACCGCCTGCCGCGCGGCTCGACTTCGATTTCCGATTTCTCGCCGCACATCGAGGATTCGGTCGAACGCGGCTGGGTGTACGGTACCTTGATGTTCGGCGAAAGCCAGGTGCGCAGCGGCCATCTGGTTGTCGGCATGCTGAAGACCAAAGGACTGCGCAACGAACTGGTCGGCATCTCCCGCGAGTTCGAAAAAATCAAAACCGATGCATTGACCGAGGAATTGGCCAAGATCGTGGCTGGCTCGCCCGAAGACGGCTTGGCAGCGACCGACGGTTTCCAGGCCGGCGCGGCGCCCGGCGAAGCCAGCGGCGCGATCGCCCCGGCCGCGATGGGCAAGCAGGAAGCCTTGAAACAGTTTACCGTCGATCTGACCGAACAGGCGCGCCTTGGCAAGATCGACCCGATCGTCGGCCGCGATGAAGAAATCCGCCAGGTGATCGACATTCTGATGCGCCGCCGCCAGAACAATCCGATTTTGACCGGCGAGGCCGGCGTCGGCAAGACCGCCGTGGTCGAAGGTTTCGCCCTGAAGATCGTCGCCGGCGATGTGCCGCCGTCGCTGAGGGATGTGACCCTACGCACCCTGGATGTCGGCTTGTTGCAGGCCGGGGCCAGCATGAAGGGCGAATTCGAAAACCGCCTGCGCCAGGTGATCGAGGAAGTGCAATCCTCGCCGAAGCCGATCATTCTGTTCATTGACGAAGCGCATACCTTGGTCGGCGCCGGCGGCGCGGCCGGCACCGGCGATGCGGCGAACCTGTTGAAACCGGCGCTGGCCCGCGGCGCCTTGCGCACGGTTGCGGCGACCACCTGGGCCGAATACAAGAAGCACATCGAAAAAGACCCGGCGCTGACCCGCCGCTTCCAGGTCGTGCAGGTGCTCGAACCGAGCGAGGAAAAAGCGATTCGGATGCTGCGCGGCGTGGTGTCGGTGCAGGAAAAACATCATCAGGTCTTGGTGCTCGACGAAGCGCTGGAAGCGGCGGTCAAATTGTCGCATCGTTACATTCCGGCCCGGCAATTGCCGGACAAGGCGGTCAGCCTGCTCGATACCGCCTGCGCCCGCGTCGGCATCAGCCAGCATGCGGTGCCGGCGGAGGTCGACGACTGCCGTAAGCGCATCGAAGCGCTCGATACCGAGTTGGAGATCATCGGACGCGAAAAAACGGTCGGCGTCGATGTCACCGCCAGGGAACAATTGGCCAACGAAAAACTGGAAGCCGAAAAAGCCCGTCTTGCGGAACTCGACGCGCGCTGGAACGCCGAGAAAGAACTGGTCGGCAAGATTCTCGAACTGCGCGCGAAGCTCCGCAGCGCCGGTCATGCGGTCGATAAAGCCGCGGAAGCCCCGGCCGAGGCAGCCGGCGACCGCGAAGCCCTGCTGGCCGAATTGAAAGATCTACAAGCGCAACTGCACGCCCAGCAGGGTGAGTCGCCATTGATTCTGCCGACCGTCGATCAACAGGCGGTCGGCGCGGTCGTGCAGGACTGGACCGGCATCCCGGTCGGCCGCATGGTCAAGAACGAGATCGAAACGGTATTGAAACTGCCCGACCTGCTCGAACAGCGCATCATCGGCCAGCGCCATGCGCTGGAAATGATCGCCAAACGCATCCAGACCTCGCGCGCCGGCCTCGACAATCCGAACAAACCGATCGGCGTGTTCATGCTGGCCGGCACCTCCGGCGTCGGCAAGACCGAAACCGCATTGGCGCTGGCCGAAACACTCTACGGCGGCGAGCAGAACGTGATCACGATCAACATGAGCGAATACCAGGAAGCGCATACCGTCTCGACCCTGAAAGGCGCGCCTCCGGGCTATGTCGGCTACGGCGAGGGTGGCGTGTTGACCGAGGCGGTGCGCCGGCGTCCGTACAGCGTGGTGCTGCTCGACGAGGTCGAAAAAGCGCATCCGGACGTGCACGAAATCTTCTTCCAGGTGTTCGACAAAGGCTGGATGGAAGACGGAGAGGGCCGGGTGATCGACTTCAAGAATACCTTGATCCTGTTGACCACCAATGCAGGCACCGACCTGATCGCGGGGCTTTGCAGCGACCCCGAACTGATGCCGGACCCGGAAGGTATTTCGAAGGCGCTGCGTGAACCGCTCTTGAAAGTGTTCCCGCCGGCCTTGCTCGGGCGTCTGGTCGTGATTCCGTATTATCCGCTCAGCGACGTGATGATCGGTGCGATCGCTCGCCTGCAACTCGGCCGCATCAAGAAGCGCATCGCCGAAAGCCACAAGGTGCCGTTCAGTTACGATGACGAGGTGATCAAGTTGATCGCGAGCCGCTGCACCGAACTCGAAAGCGGCGGGCGGATGATCGATGCGATTTTGACCAACACCGTGTTGCCGCGGATCAGCGAGGAGTTTTTAACGCGGATGATGGAAGGCAAGTCCATCGAACGGGTGCATGTAAGTGTGCAGGATGGGGATTTTGGGTATGGATTTGAGT
This window harbors:
- the tssH gene encoding type VI secretion system ATPase TssH translates to MAEISRVKLFGKLNRVCYKAVEGATVFCKLRGNPYVELVHWLSQLLQLPDSDLHRVLKHYSLDVSVLARDVTNALDRLPRGSTSISDFSPHIEDSVERGWVYGTLMFGESQVRSGHLVVGMLKTKGLRNELVGISREFEKIKTDALTEELAKIVAGSPEDGLAATDGFQAGAAPGEASGAIAPAAMGKQEALKQFTVDLTEQARLGKIDPIVGRDEEIRQVIDILMRRRQNNPILTGEAGVGKTAVVEGFALKIVAGDVPPSLRDVTLRTLDVGLLQAGASMKGEFENRLRQVIEEVQSSPKPIILFIDEAHTLVGAGGAAGTGDAANLLKPALARGALRTVAATTWAEYKKHIEKDPALTRRFQVVQVLEPSEEKAIRMLRGVVSVQEKHHQVLVLDEALEAAVKLSHRYIPARQLPDKAVSLLDTACARVGISQHAVPAEVDDCRKRIEALDTELEIIGREKTVGVDVTAREQLANEKLEAEKARLAELDARWNAEKELVGKILELRAKLRSAGHAVDKAAEAPAEAAGDREALLAELKDLQAQLHAQQGESPLILPTVDQQAVGAVVQDWTGIPVGRMVKNEIETVLKLPDLLEQRIIGQRHALEMIAKRIQTSRAGLDNPNKPIGVFMLAGTSGVGKTETALALAETLYGGEQNVITINMSEYQEAHTVSTLKGAPPGYVGYGEGGVLTEAVRRRPYSVVLLDEVEKAHPDVHEIFFQVFDKGWMEDGEGRVIDFKNTLILLTTNAGTDLIAGLCSDPELMPDPEGISKALREPLLKVFPPALLGRLVVIPYYPLSDVMIGAIARLQLGRIKKRIAESHKVPFSYDDEVIKLIASRCTELESGGRMIDAILTNTVLPRISEEFLTRMMEGKSIERVHVSVQDGDFGYGFE